One window from the genome of Solirubrobacterales bacterium encodes:
- the menD gene encoding 2-succinyl-5-enolpyruvyl-6-hydroxy-3-cyclohexene-1-carboxylic-acid synthase has product MDLTNETFAPLRVMIDEFVRAGVEYAVVAPGSRNAPIAYAIGDHAGLKTWSVVDERQAGFFALGLAKSTGKPAIVTCTSGSAAANLHPAIIEASHAGIPLIVLTADRPPELRDVGAGQAIDQINLYGGAVRWFVEAGNHPISDQTLRHFRALGSRAVAEATAHNPGPVHINLPLREPLSPTDADLGEAVDSLGAVGRADGASWTAEPAAKPVAQDLYSALAAAKRPIIVVGDQHQRDLALTISHLSTATGIPVFADSLSQLRRTQLAEHSPIVAAYDLILRSQPVRKQLVPDLIVRVGEMPTSKPLRSWLAEVDCRQIALDPRGGWRDPTRSASGVWVCDPLATFTGAAARVEGHLALTRWTTAWTGLERATQSAIDHALREEAFPFEPAVYRSLIGGLQGGASIFVSSSMPIRDVESYGPIGRDDLRYLSNRGANGIDGVISTALGVRAPYNCDRVIVLTGDLAFLYDASALAIAKRHDIPLTIVCVDNDGGGIFSFLPVAEHQDHFEELIATPSGVDVEAVARAYGFEYSTPRGVEELAAAVERPGFVHLKTDRGANKAAHDRVAAHVLESVAAALTETGVFH; this is encoded by the coding sequence ATGGATTTGACCAACGAGACATTTGCCCCGCTGCGCGTGATGATCGACGAGTTCGTTCGCGCTGGCGTTGAGTACGCGGTCGTTGCTCCGGGGTCGCGGAATGCGCCGATTGCCTATGCGATCGGCGACCACGCCGGGCTGAAAACTTGGAGCGTCGTCGACGAGCGCCAGGCGGGATTCTTTGCGCTCGGGCTGGCCAAGAGTACTGGCAAGCCGGCGATCGTCACCTGCACGTCCGGGAGCGCTGCGGCCAACCTCCACCCCGCGATCATCGAAGCTTCGCACGCTGGTATTCCGCTGATCGTGCTCACTGCGGATCGTCCGCCCGAGCTGCGCGACGTTGGCGCAGGACAGGCGATCGATCAGATCAACCTTTACGGCGGCGCGGTGCGCTGGTTTGTCGAGGCGGGAAACCATCCGATCAGCGACCAGACCCTACGTCACTTTCGCGCGCTCGGCTCGCGGGCAGTGGCCGAAGCCACGGCGCACAACCCCGGCCCCGTGCACATCAATCTTCCGCTCCGCGAGCCGCTGTCCCCAACGGATGCGGACCTCGGCGAGGCCGTCGATTCGCTTGGTGCAGTCGGGCGCGCTGACGGCGCGTCGTGGACAGCGGAACCCGCGGCGAAGCCCGTTGCTCAGGATCTTTACAGCGCGCTGGCTGCGGCCAAGCGCCCGATCATCGTCGTCGGAGACCAACACCAGCGAGACCTTGCGCTTACGATTTCCCATCTTTCAACAGCGACCGGCATTCCAGTCTTTGCCGACTCGCTCTCGCAGTTGCGTCGGACACAGCTCGCCGAGCACTCGCCGATCGTGGCTGCGTATGACCTGATCCTGCGTTCGCAGCCGGTTCGGAAGCAACTCGTTCCCGACCTGATCGTGCGTGTCGGCGAGATGCCGACTTCGAAGCCGCTCCGCAGCTGGCTCGCAGAAGTCGATTGCCGGCAGATCGCGCTTGACCCGCGCGGCGGCTGGCGGGACCCAACTCGCAGTGCAAGCGGCGTCTGGGTCTGCGATCCGCTGGCGACCTTCACGGGGGCGGCTGCACGCGTCGAGGGACACCTGGCTTTGACCAGATGGACCACCGCGTGGACCGGACTCGAGCGCGCGACGCAGTCGGCGATCGATCATGCACTCAGAGAGGAAGCCTTTCCGTTTGAGCCCGCCGTGTACCGCTCGCTGATCGGCGGACTCCAGGGTGGGGCGAGCATCTTCGTTTCCTCGTCGATGCCGATCCGCGACGTCGAGTCATATGGACCGATCGGTCGCGACGATCTGAGGTACCTTTCGAACCGCGGGGCAAACGGCATTGACGGTGTGATCAGTACGGCACTTGGCGTTCGAGCGCCGTACAACTGCGACCGCGTGATCGTGCTCACCGGCGACCTGGCCTTCCTCTACGACGCCAGCGCGCTGGCAATCGCCAAGCGCCACGACATTCCGCTCACGATCGTCTGCGTCGACAACGACGGCGGTGGGATCTTCTCGTTCTTGCCCGTGGCCGAGCATCAAGATCACTTTGAAGAGCTGATCGCAACGCCCTCGGGCGTTGACGTGGAAGCTGTCGCAAGGGCATATGGCTTTGAGTACTCAACACCTCGTGGCGTGGAGGAGCTGGCGGCAGCGGTCGAGCGGCCGGGGTTCGTGCATTTGAAGACCGATCGTGGCGCCAACAAGGCTGCTCACGATCGTGTTGCGGCGCACGTGCTCGAGTCAGTAGCTGCCGCGCTGACCGAGACAGGTGTATTTCACTGA
- a CDS encoding isochorismate synthase has protein sequence MAHIKGTALQQVDWSVFSQPARDDFVLATLGRTQSIVAASDQRFDGLAEACGEALEAALIDDLFNDPDAPSGSGIVWVGGFAFLDSEVQSDLWRDYPSSELVLPQASIVRRGGANPQARLTLNLQMSPGDTVARTMDAVERTVEQLRLDEDLAPSLFVPRPGPAVVSSVASPEHFERAVEDASKQIQIGKYEKIVLAREVNLRREMAIDPFNAVRGLEAAFPECTTFALGQGQRTFLGASPELLIRREGRRASTMALAGSMRRGADPETDAHLGTQLMMSDKNRQEHAIVVERIERTLGRYSAWISAGESPELVKFKNIQHLATPIRAQLTEPRPVIELAGFLHPTPAVGGEPWGDVRDRIKALEGFDRGWYTGGVGWTDLFEDGEFHVALRSALIEGPQARLFAGCGIVGDSDPAAELAETETKLQALLPVLALS, from the coding sequence TTGGCGCACATAAAAGGAACCGCGCTGCAGCAGGTTGATTGGTCTGTGTTCTCCCAGCCCGCTCGCGACGATTTTGTGCTTGCGACGCTGGGCCGGACTCAGAGCATCGTTGCTGCGAGCGATCAACGGTTCGACGGACTTGCCGAAGCCTGTGGAGAAGCCCTCGAGGCCGCCCTCATTGATGATCTGTTCAACGATCCAGATGCACCATCGGGATCGGGAATCGTCTGGGTCGGCGGATTCGCGTTTCTGGACTCCGAAGTTCAGTCGGACCTCTGGCGTGACTACCCGTCAAGCGAACTCGTCCTGCCACAAGCTTCGATCGTTCGTCGCGGCGGGGCGAACCCGCAGGCTCGTTTGACGCTCAATCTTCAGATGTCTCCGGGCGACACCGTGGCGCGAACGATGGACGCAGTCGAACGCACCGTAGAGCAATTACGCCTCGACGAAGACCTCGCGCCCAGTCTGTTCGTGCCGCGACCGGGACCCGCAGTTGTCAGCTCTGTGGCCTCTCCCGAACACTTCGAACGCGCGGTCGAAGATGCTTCCAAGCAGATTCAGATTGGCAAGTACGAGAAGATCGTTCTTGCGCGGGAAGTGAATCTGCGACGCGAAATGGCGATAGATCCGTTCAATGCTGTGCGTGGCCTTGAAGCGGCCTTCCCGGAGTGCACGACGTTCGCGCTCGGTCAGGGTCAGAGGACCTTCCTCGGCGCATCACCTGAACTGTTGATCCGCCGCGAAGGACGACGTGCCTCGACCATGGCGCTGGCCGGCTCGATGCGCCGCGGTGCGGACCCCGAGACCGACGCCCACCTCGGCACCCAGCTGATGATGAGCGACAAGAACCGTCAGGAGCACGCCATCGTGGTCGAGCGAATTGAGCGCACGCTCGGTCGCTACTCGGCGTGGATCTCCGCGGGCGAATCCCCGGAGCTCGTGAAGTTCAAGAACATCCAGCACCTGGCAACACCAATCCGCGCTCAGCTCACGGAGCCTCGGCCAGTCATTGAACTCGCCGGCTTCCTGCACCCAACTCCGGCGGTCGGCGGCGAGCCATGGGGCGACGTGCGCGACCGCATCAAGGCGCTCGAAGGCTTCGACCGTGGTTGGTACACAGGCGGCGTGGGGTGGACAGACCTGTTCGAGGACGGTGAGTTCCACGTGGCCTTGCGTAGCGCGTTGATTGAAGGGCCGCAGGCGCGGCTGTTCGCAGGCTGCGGAATCGTTGGAGATTCGGACCCGGCTGCTGAGTTGGCCGAGACTGAAACCAAACTCCAGGCGCTTTTGCCCGTGTTGGCACTTTCTTGA
- the gatA gene encoding Asp-tRNA(Asn)/Glu-tRNA(Gln) amidotransferase subunit GatA, which produces MRDLLNLTAAQAVAAIKIGEADASELHALYRERAGTESINSYVSVGDAVTPESVDAPLAGVPIAVKDLFCVEGIETRACSKILTGYIPPYTATAISKLQEAGASYLGKTNMDEFAMGSSNENSAFGAVRNPWDESRVPGGSSGGSAAAVAAGLAPWATGTDTGGSIRQPAAFCGLVGLKPTYGAISRYGMIAFASSLDQAGPITRDVTDAALMLKYMQGKDEMDSTSTGMNEDVATPSNESLAGKKFAIPAPIDWSGVQSGVKEVFDIACKRIEALGGELTEVPLPHADYALSAYYVIAPAEASANLSRFDGVRFGERAADPTGLTDMYERTRGEGFGPEVKRRIMLGTYALSSGYYDAYYNRAQQVRTKILEDYAAAFANCDFIITPTAPSVAFGIGEKIDDPLSMYLGDLFTVPVSLAGLPAISVPAGLATSDGSAAVEPDADGALPVGLQIVAPHFKENALLDAAYAFEKATDFADGPWTWSAS; this is translated from the coding sequence ATGAGGGACCTTCTGAATCTGACCGCCGCGCAGGCAGTTGCCGCGATCAAGATCGGAGAAGCCGACGCATCTGAGCTGCACGCGCTCTACCGCGAACGCGCCGGCACTGAATCGATCAACTCCTACGTTTCGGTCGGCGATGCGGTCACGCCCGAATCCGTGGATGCGCCGCTAGCGGGCGTTCCGATCGCCGTCAAAGACCTCTTCTGCGTCGAGGGCATCGAGACCCGCGCATGCTCAAAGATCCTCACCGGCTACATCCCGCCCTACACGGCGACGGCGATCTCCAAGCTTCAAGAGGCCGGCGCGAGCTACCTCGGCAAGACGAACATGGATGAGTTCGCGATGGGCTCTTCCAACGAGAACTCCGCATTCGGCGCGGTCAGGAACCCGTGGGATGAGTCGCGCGTACCTGGTGGATCCAGTGGAGGATCCGCTGCTGCGGTCGCCGCAGGCCTTGCGCCCTGGGCGACCGGCACTGACACGGGCGGATCGATCCGCCAGCCAGCAGCGTTCTGCGGCCTCGTCGGCCTGAAGCCAACTTACGGCGCGATCTCGCGCTACGGAATGATCGCCTTCGCATCTTCCCTCGACCAGGCAGGACCGATCACCCGCGACGTCACCGACGCAGCGCTGATGCTCAAGTACATGCAGGGCAAGGACGAGATGGACTCGACTTCGACGGGCATGAACGAAGACGTCGCGACTCCCAGCAACGAGTCACTGGCCGGCAAGAAGTTCGCGATTCCGGCACCGATCGACTGGAGCGGCGTGCAGTCCGGCGTGAAGGAAGTCTTCGATATCGCGTGCAAGCGCATCGAGGCGCTGGGCGGCGAACTCACTGAAGTTCCGCTCCCGCACGCCGACTACGCGCTCAGCGCCTACTACGTGATCGCCCCGGCCGAGGCCAGCGCCAACCTCTCGCGCTTCGACGGCGTGCGCTTCGGTGAGCGCGCGGCCGACCCGACCGGGCTCACCGATATGTACGAGCGCACGCGCGGCGAGGGCTTCGGTCCGGAGGTCAAGCGCCGCATCATGCTCGGCACATACGCATTGTCTTCCGGCTACTACGACGCCTATTACAACCGCGCCCAGCAGGTCCGCACCAAGATCCTCGAGGACTACGCCGCGGCCTTTGCGAACTGCGACTTCATCATCACCCCGACTGCCCCGAGCGTTGCTTTCGGGATCGGCGAGAAAATTGACGATCCGCTTTCGATGTACCTGGGCGACCTCTTCACCGTGCCGGTGTCGCTCGCTGGGCTTCCCGCGATCAGCGTGCCGGCTGGGCTTGCGACTTCGGATGGATCGGCCGCTGTTGAGCCTGACGCCGACGGCGCACTCCCAGTGGGCCTGCAGATCGTTGCTCCGCACTTCAAGGAAAACGCTTTGCTCGACGCGGCCTACGCATTCGAGAAGGCGACCGACTTCGCCGATGGCCCGTGGACCTGGAGCGCAAGCTGA
- the ilvN gene encoding acetolactate synthase small subunit, whose amino-acid sequence MGDPGTKEVFSLSDLQATGQRIMGRKHVLSILVENEPGVLARISGLFARRGYNINTLAVGPTDDDKISRITLTIDGAEHPIDQVTKQLHKLVHVLKIRDLEPHDTVARELALFKIDADAHTRQEISQLSEIFHGRVVDVARKSITVEVTGSDEKIEAFESLVRPFGLIEMVRTGEIAVQRGRHTT is encoded by the coding sequence ATGGGCGATCCAGGAACCAAAGAAGTATTCAGCCTCTCCGACCTGCAGGCAACCGGCCAGCGCATCATGGGCCGCAAGCACGTCCTCTCGATTCTCGTGGAGAACGAGCCCGGTGTGCTCGCCCGCATCAGCGGACTGTTCGCGCGTCGCGGCTACAACATCAACACGCTTGCCGTCGGTCCGACCGACGACGACAAGATCTCGCGCATCACGCTGACGATCGACGGTGCAGAGCACCCGATCGACCAGGTGACCAAGCAGCTGCACAAGCTTGTTCACGTGCTGAAGATCCGCGACCTCGAGCCGCACGACACCGTGGCTCGCGAGCTCGCGCTCTTCAAGATTGACGCCGACGCTCACACGCGTCAGGAGATCAGTCAGCTGTCGGAGATCTTCCATGGCCGCGTCGTTGACGTGGCCCGAAAGTCGATCACCGTTGAAGTGACGGGTAGCGACGAGAAGATCGAGGCATTTGAGTCGCTCGTGCGGCCCTTCGGCCTGATCGAGATGGTCCGCACCGGCGAGATCGCCGTGCAGCGCGGACGGCACACGACCTGA
- the ilvB gene encoding biosynthetic-type acetolactate synthase large subunit gives MRAVEALMAALKHEGVDVMFGYPGGANLPTYDAIYDAGINHILVRHEAGGGHAAEGYAKSTGKVGVSLATSGPGATNLVTPIADAMMDSVPTVFITGQVRTDLLGTDGFQEADITGITMPIVKHSIMIRDPRDIPKAIHEAFHVARTGRPGPVLVDIPQDLSRAEIDYVPIDDVSLPGYQPTHSGNAKQIRLAAKALANAKRPVFYVGGGVVNANASEELRDLARIEKFPVTCTLNGLGAYPAPDPQWLGMLGMHGTRAANYAMDEADLILAIGARFDDRITGKLSEFAPNAKFVHIDVDPAEISKNVPAHIPIVGDAKEILPRFSEEYRALESDESRMKEWWERIEHWREKYPLTYEDSTDNEIKPQYMVQAVWEATEGQAIVASDVGQHQMWAAQYYDFPEPRRWINSGGAGTMGFGLPAAMGAAAGNPEQLVVCISGDGSLQMNIQELATLAENKIPVKIFLMNNGFLGMVRQWQELFWDGRYSHVDMGNLPDWVKLADAYGIWAKQETDKTKLVGTLKEAIEHDGPALVDVRVTKEENTYPMIPAGQAARDMVG, from the coding sequence ATGCGAGCAGTTGAAGCTTTGATGGCGGCGCTCAAACACGAGGGCGTAGACGTCATGTTCGGCTATCCGGGCGGTGCAAATCTGCCCACGTACGACGCGATCTACGACGCAGGGATCAACCACATTCTTGTGCGCCACGAAGCCGGAGGAGGCCACGCCGCCGAGGGCTACGCCAAGTCCACCGGCAAGGTCGGAGTGTCGCTTGCGACCAGCGGCCCGGGCGCAACGAACCTCGTCACGCCGATCGCCGACGCGATGATGGACTCCGTCCCGACGGTCTTCATCACCGGCCAGGTCCGCACCGACCTGCTCGGCACCGACGGATTCCAAGAGGCTGACATCACCGGCATCACGATGCCGATCGTCAAGCACTCGATCATGATCCGCGACCCGCGCGACATCCCGAAGGCGATCCACGAGGCCTTCCACGTCGCCCGCACAGGTCGCCCGGGGCCGGTCCTCGTGGACATCCCGCAGGACCTCTCGCGCGCAGAGATTGACTATGTGCCAATCGACGACGTCTCGCTGCCCGGCTACCAGCCAACCCACAGCGGAAACGCGAAGCAGATTCGCCTCGCGGCGAAGGCGCTGGCCAACGCAAAGCGTCCCGTCTTCTACGTCGGTGGCGGCGTCGTGAACGCGAACGCCTCAGAAGAACTGCGCGACCTCGCGCGGATCGAGAAGTTCCCCGTCACGTGCACGCTGAACGGTCTGGGTGCGTACCCGGCTCCGGATCCGCAGTGGCTGGGCATGCTCGGCATGCACGGCACGCGCGCGGCCAACTATGCAATGGACGAAGCCGACCTGATCCTCGCGATCGGCGCCCGCTTCGACGACCGCATCACCGGCAAGCTCAGCGAGTTCGCCCCGAACGCCAAGTTCGTCCACATCGACGTTGACCCGGCCGAGATCAGCAAGAACGTCCCGGCGCACATTCCGATCGTCGGCGACGCCAAGGAGATCCTCCCGCGCTTCTCCGAGGAGTACCGCGCGCTCGAGTCCGATGAGTCCCGCATGAAGGAATGGTGGGAGCGCATCGAGCACTGGCGCGAGAAGTACCCGCTGACCTACGAGGACAGCACCGACAACGAGATCAAGCCGCAGTACATGGTCCAGGCAGTCTGGGAGGCAACCGAAGGTCAGGCGATCGTCGCCAGCGACGTCGGCCAGCACCAGATGTGGGCAGCGCAGTACTACGACTTCCCGGAACCGCGCCGCTGGATCAACTCAGGTGGCGCCGGCACGATGGGCTTTGGCCTGCCGGCCGCAATGGGCGCTGCCGCAGGCAACCCCGAGCAGCTGGTCGTCTGCATCTCCGGTGACGGTTCGCTTCAGATGAACATCCAGGAGCTCGCAACGCTCGCCGAGAACAAGATCCCGGTGAAGATCTTCCTGATGAACAACGGCTTCCTCGGGATGGTCCGCCAGTGGCAGGAGCTCTTCTGGGACGGCCGCTACAGCCACGTTGACATGGGCAATCTGCCCGACTGGGTCAAGCTCGCGGACGCCTATGGCATCTGGGCCAAGCAGGAGACCGACAAGACCAAGCTCGTCGGCACCCTGAAGGAGGCCATCGAACACGACGGCCCCGCGCTCGTCGATGTGCGAGTGACCAAGGAAGAAAACACGTATCCGATGATTCCGGCCGGACAGGCAGCAAGGGACATGGTGGGCTGA
- a CDS encoding type II toxin-antitoxin system VapC family toxin: MAPSATVTLLDSTVFLDASGSDERLCHASRHVISSAINGGIDAHASLESVQEVFSVTARRGGDRNRALAAARHVESAYKIVELDRGLLSDALSLLEAHERISGRDALILASAHRIGARALVTRDKGLGSAAGDLWVDPSDQSDLARLLIESQ, from the coding sequence GTGGCCCCTTCCGCGACGGTGACGCTTTTGGACTCAACGGTGTTCCTCGACGCGTCCGGATCCGACGAGCGACTCTGTCACGCCTCGAGACATGTGATTTCAAGTGCCATCAACGGCGGGATTGATGCTCACGCTTCGCTCGAATCCGTCCAAGAGGTGTTCAGCGTGACCGCTCGTCGCGGGGGCGACAGAAATCGGGCTCTCGCCGCGGCTCGTCATGTCGAGAGCGCCTACAAAATCGTCGAGCTTGATCGTGGGTTGTTGTCAGATGCGCTTTCGCTCTTGGAGGCGCACGAGCGAATCTCTGGACGCGACGCGCTTATCCTCGCCTCCGCACATCGCATCGGAGCACGGGCGCTCGTCACTCGCGACAAGGGATTGGGCAGCGCAGCAGGCGACCTTTGGGTCGATCCATCCGACCAGTCGGACTTGGCACGGCTCCTGATCGAGAGTCAGTGA
- the gatB gene encoding Asp-tRNA(Asn)/Glu-tRNA(Gln) amidotransferase subunit GatB, producing MAEYEAVIGLEIHVQLSTQTKMFCGCKLSFGDTPNTHTCPVCLGHPGTLPVPNHEAIRSAIKIGLALNCDIAPRSMFHRKNYFYPDLPKGYQISQFDPPICGEGELAGVQLERAHMEEDAAKNIHVGESGRVQGASRTVVDYNRGGTPLVEIVTKPDIHSGAQAREWLQLLRATVKQLGVSDVNMEEGSLRCDANISIRRVGQTELGTKTELKNMNSFRFIERGIDAEIARQTALLDVGEKVSQETLHFDPASGSLTSLRSKEEAHDYRYFPEPDLVPVAPSEALIDEIRASLPELPLQKAERYEKELGIATDTAKFLAFNADLGAYFESVLAVAGDGADTKRIGDWVTGELIARIGADANPAESKVTPEALARLIELVKEKAVNNTGAKLVLDKLVESGGDPDAIVESEGLAAMGDSDELAGIIDAALEANPKAADDMRAGNMKAIGAIIGFVMKQTQGRADGGEVTRIVREKLGL from the coding sequence ATGGCCGAGTACGAAGCAGTCATCGGCTTGGAGATCCACGTCCAGCTTTCGACCCAGACGAAGATGTTCTGTGGTTGCAAGCTCTCCTTCGGGGACACGCCCAACACGCACACCTGCCCGGTTTGCCTGGGTCACCCCGGAACGCTTCCGGTGCCCAACCACGAGGCAATCCGATCGGCAATCAAGATCGGCCTGGCGTTGAACTGCGACATCGCCCCGCGCTCGATGTTCCACCGCAAGAACTACTTCTACCCCGACCTGCCCAAGGGCTACCAGATCAGCCAGTTCGATCCGCCGATCTGCGGCGAGGGCGAGCTTGCCGGTGTTCAGCTCGAGCGCGCGCACATGGAAGAGGACGCGGCGAAGAACATCCACGTCGGCGAGTCTGGCCGTGTGCAAGGCGCGAGCCGCACGGTCGTGGACTACAACCGCGGCGGCACGCCGTTGGTTGAGATCGTCACCAAGCCCGACATTCACTCAGGCGCCCAGGCTCGGGAATGGCTGCAGTTGTTGCGCGCCACCGTCAAGCAGCTCGGCGTCTCCGACGTGAACATGGAAGAGGGATCGCTGCGCTGCGACGCGAACATCTCGATCCGCCGGGTCGGCCAGACCGAGCTCGGCACCAAGACCGAGCTGAAGAACATGAACTCTTTCCGCTTCATCGAACGCGGCATCGACGCAGAGATCGCGCGTCAGACGGCGCTGCTTGACGTCGGCGAGAAGGTCTCGCAGGAAACGCTGCACTTTGATCCCGCGAGCGGATCCTTGACTTCGCTGCGCTCAAAGGAAGAGGCGCACGACTATCGCTACTTCCCAGAGCCGGACCTCGTTCCGGTCGCGCCCTCGGAAGCCCTGATCGACGAGATCCGTGCCTCCTTGCCGGAGCTGCCGTTGCAGAAGGCCGAGCGTTACGAGAAGGAGCTCGGAATTGCTACCGACACCGCCAAGTTTCTCGCCTTCAACGCAGACCTCGGCGCGTACTTCGAGTCCGTGCTGGCGGTCGCCGGCGACGGTGCCGACACCAAGCGCATCGGCGACTGGGTCACCGGCGAGCTGATCGCACGGATCGGCGCAGACGCCAATCCCGCCGAGTCAAAGGTCACCCCTGAAGCGCTAGCGCGACTGATCGAGTTGGTCAAGGAGAAAGCCGTCAACAACACTGGCGCGAAGCTGGTGCTCGACAAGCTTGTAGAAAGCGGGGGAGACCCCGACGCGATCGTCGAATCAGAGGGGCTCGCAGCAATGGGCGACTCCGACGAGCTTGCCGGAATCATCGACGCCGCCCTCGAGGCCAACCCGAAGGCCGCCGACGACATGCGCGCTGGCAACATGAAGGCGATCGGCGCGATCATCGGATTTGTCATGAAGCAGACCCAGGGCCGAGCCGACGGCGGCGAAGTCACGCGCATCGTGCGTGAAAAGCTCGGGCTCTAG
- a CDS encoding alpha/beta fold hydrolase — MAASDYPLVLVHGFAQTPASWEATIEKLPAGVSVVAPELPGHGETALTRGEPTPELAREILLESIERPAVVWGYSQGARAAFDLALNAPESVTALIIESGIPGIEDPIARADRRSRDFALSTRIEAGKIEDFVNLWERVPALGEQSQVLIEQQRPDRLRQDPVALAAALRGLGQSAYEPMWDRLGEIAVPTLLMTGERDVTYSRHAERLSEEIPGAKLVVVPEVAHGVHLAQPAAVAYAVTDFLESLG, encoded by the coding sequence GTGGCCGCATCCGACTATCCGCTCGTCCTCGTGCATGGTTTCGCGCAGACACCTGCGTCATGGGAAGCGACGATCGAAAAGCTACCGGCCGGGGTGAGTGTTGTTGCTCCTGAGTTGCCTGGGCATGGAGAAACTGCGCTTACTCGTGGCGAACCTACACCTGAGCTCGCCCGGGAGATCCTCTTGGAGTCCATCGAACGGCCCGCGGTCGTGTGGGGCTATTCCCAGGGCGCACGCGCAGCTTTTGATCTCGCCCTGAATGCGCCGGAGTCCGTCACCGCCTTGATCATCGAAAGCGGTATTCCCGGAATCGAGGATCCGATTGCTCGTGCGGATCGCCGAAGTCGCGACTTTGCGTTGAGCACGCGGATCGAGGCAGGGAAGATCGAAGACTTTGTGAATCTCTGGGAACGCGTGCCTGCGCTGGGTGAGCAGTCTCAGGTCTTGATTGAGCAGCAACGGCCCGATCGGCTGCGGCAGGATCCCGTTGCCCTCGCCGCGGCGCTGCGCGGGCTAGGTCAGTCCGCGTATGAGCCGATGTGGGATCGGCTGGGAGAGATCGCCGTGCCGACGCTCCTGATGACGGGGGAGCGCGACGTGACGTACTCGCGTCATGCGGAAAGGCTCAGTGAGGAGATACCCGGCGCGAAGCTGGTCGTCGTGCCGGAGGTGGCACACGGAGTTCACCTCGCGCAACCCGCCGCGGTCGCCTATGCCGTGACGGATTTCCTTGAGTCGCTCGGTTGA
- the gatC gene encoding Asp-tRNA(Asn)/Glu-tRNA(Gln) amidotransferase subunit GatC, whose protein sequence is MITPEDVSYVARLARLQLSEEEQERMTRELSAVLGYVEHMNELELDGVEPTARVVDLVNVLREDTPRPSLPLEKALENAPDEADGGFGVPAAGS, encoded by the coding sequence GTGATCACCCCAGAGGACGTCTCATACGTCGCGCGTCTCGCACGACTGCAGCTCAGTGAAGAAGAGCAGGAGCGGATGACGCGCGAGCTCTCCGCCGTGCTCGGCTACGTCGAGCACATGAACGAACTTGAACTTGATGGCGTAGAGCCCACTGCTCGCGTGGTTGACCTGGTCAACGTGCTGCGCGAAGATACGCCGCGGCCCAGCCTTCCGCTCGAGAAAGCGCTGGAGAACGCTCCCGATGAGGCCGACGGCGGCTTCGGTGTCCCGGCGGCGGGCAGTTAG